One stretch of Halichoerus grypus chromosome 10, mHalGry1.hap1.1, whole genome shotgun sequence DNA includes these proteins:
- the FOXA2 gene encoding hepatocyte nuclear factor 3-beta isoform X1 → MHSASSMLGAVKMEGHEPSDWSSYYAEPEGYSSVSNMNAGLGMNGMNTYMSMSAAAMGSGSGNMSAGSMNMSSYVGAGMSPSLAGMSPGAGAMASMGGSAGAAGVAGMGPHLSPSLSPLGGQAAGAMGGLTPYANMNSMSPMYGQAGLSRARDPKTYRRSYTHAKPPYSYISLITMAIQQSPNKMLTLSEIYQWIMDLFPFYRQNQQRWQNSIRHSLSFNDCFLKVPRSPDKPGKGSFWTLHPDSGNMFENGCYLRRQKRFKCEKQLALKEASGATGGGKKGAAGAQTSQGQLGEAPGPASETPAGTESPHSSASPCQEHKRGALGELKGTPAAALSPPEPAPSPGQQQQQAAAHLLGPPHHPGLPPEAHLKPEHHYAFNHPFSINNLMSSEQQHHHSHHHHQPHKMDLKAYEQVMHYPGYGSPMPGSLAMGPVTNKAGLDASPLAADTSYYQGVYSRPIMNSS, encoded by the exons ATGCACTCGGCTTCCAGTATGCTGGGAGCGGTGAAGATGGAAGGGCACGAGCCGTCCGACTGGAGCAGCTACTATGCCGAGCCGGAG GGCTACTCCTCCGTGAGCAACATGAACGCCGGCCTGGGGATGAACGGCATGAACACGTACATGAGCATGTCCGCGGCCGCCATGGGCAGCGGCTCCGGCAACATGAGCGCCGGCTCCATGAACATGTCTTCGTACGTGGGCGCGGGCATGAGCCCGTCCCTGGCCGGCATGTCCCCCGGTGCGGGCGCCATGGCGAGCATGGGCGGCTCAGCCGGGGCGGCCGGCGTGGCGGGCATGGGGCCGCACCTgagtcccagcctcagccctcTCGGGGGACAGGCGGCCGGGGCCATGGGCGGCCTGACCCCCTATGCCAACATGAACTCCATGAGCCCCATGTACGGGCAGGCAGGCCTGAGCCGCGCGCGCGACCCCAAGACGTACCGGCGCAGCTACACGCACGCCAAGCCGCCCTACTCCTACATCTCGCTCATCACCATGGCCATCCAGCAGAGCCCCAACAAGATGCTGACGCTGAGCGAGATCTACCAGTGGATCATGGACCTCTTCCCCTTCTACCGGCAGAACCAGCAGCGCTGGCAGAACTCTATCCGCCACTCGCTGTCTTTCAACGACTGTTTCCTCAAGGTGCCCCGCTCGCCCGACAAGCCCGGCAAGGGCTCCTTCTGGACCCTGCACCCCGACTCGGGCAACATGTTCGAGAACGGGTGCTACTTGCGCCGCCAGAAACGCTTCAAGTGTGAGAAGCAGCTGGCCCTGAAGGAAGCCTCAGGCGCCACGGGCGGTGGCAAGAAGGGGGCCGCGGGGGCCCAGACCTCGCAGGGCCAGCTCGGGGAGGCCCCCGGGCCGGCCTCCGAGACTCCGGCGGGCACTGAGTCGCCCCACTCGAGCGCCTCTCCGTGCCAGGAGCACAAGCGAGGGGCCCTGGGCGAGCTGAAGGGGACGCCGGCCGCGGCCCTGAGCCCCCCGGAGCCGGCGCCGTCGCcggggcagcagcagcagcaggcggCGGCCCACCTGCTAGGGCCCCCCCATCACCCAGGCCTGCCGCCCGAGGCCCATCTTAAGCCGGAGCACCACTACGCCTTCAACCACCCCTTCTCCATCAACAACCTCATGTCCTCGGAGCAGCAACACCAccacagccaccaccaccaccagccccacaAAATGGACCTCAAGGCCTACGAACAGGTGATGCACTACCCTGGCTACGGTTCCCCAATGCCGGGTAGCCTGGCCATGGGCCCGGTCACGAACAAAGCGGGCCTGGACGCCTCGCCCCTGGCCGCAGACACCTCCTACTACCAGGGAGTGTACTCCCGGCCCATAATGAACTCCTCTTAA
- the FOXA2 gene encoding hepatocyte nuclear factor 3-beta isoform X2 translates to MLGAVKMEGHEPSDWSSYYAEPEGYSSVSNMNAGLGMNGMNTYMSMSAAAMGSGSGNMSAGSMNMSSYVGAGMSPSLAGMSPGAGAMASMGGSAGAAGVAGMGPHLSPSLSPLGGQAAGAMGGLTPYANMNSMSPMYGQAGLSRARDPKTYRRSYTHAKPPYSYISLITMAIQQSPNKMLTLSEIYQWIMDLFPFYRQNQQRWQNSIRHSLSFNDCFLKVPRSPDKPGKGSFWTLHPDSGNMFENGCYLRRQKRFKCEKQLALKEASGATGGGKKGAAGAQTSQGQLGEAPGPASETPAGTESPHSSASPCQEHKRGALGELKGTPAAALSPPEPAPSPGQQQQQAAAHLLGPPHHPGLPPEAHLKPEHHYAFNHPFSINNLMSSEQQHHHSHHHHQPHKMDLKAYEQVMHYPGYGSPMPGSLAMGPVTNKAGLDASPLAADTSYYQGVYSRPIMNSS, encoded by the exons ATGCTGGGAGCGGTGAAGATGGAAGGGCACGAGCCGTCCGACTGGAGCAGCTACTATGCCGAGCCGGAG GGCTACTCCTCCGTGAGCAACATGAACGCCGGCCTGGGGATGAACGGCATGAACACGTACATGAGCATGTCCGCGGCCGCCATGGGCAGCGGCTCCGGCAACATGAGCGCCGGCTCCATGAACATGTCTTCGTACGTGGGCGCGGGCATGAGCCCGTCCCTGGCCGGCATGTCCCCCGGTGCGGGCGCCATGGCGAGCATGGGCGGCTCAGCCGGGGCGGCCGGCGTGGCGGGCATGGGGCCGCACCTgagtcccagcctcagccctcTCGGGGGACAGGCGGCCGGGGCCATGGGCGGCCTGACCCCCTATGCCAACATGAACTCCATGAGCCCCATGTACGGGCAGGCAGGCCTGAGCCGCGCGCGCGACCCCAAGACGTACCGGCGCAGCTACACGCACGCCAAGCCGCCCTACTCCTACATCTCGCTCATCACCATGGCCATCCAGCAGAGCCCCAACAAGATGCTGACGCTGAGCGAGATCTACCAGTGGATCATGGACCTCTTCCCCTTCTACCGGCAGAACCAGCAGCGCTGGCAGAACTCTATCCGCCACTCGCTGTCTTTCAACGACTGTTTCCTCAAGGTGCCCCGCTCGCCCGACAAGCCCGGCAAGGGCTCCTTCTGGACCCTGCACCCCGACTCGGGCAACATGTTCGAGAACGGGTGCTACTTGCGCCGCCAGAAACGCTTCAAGTGTGAGAAGCAGCTGGCCCTGAAGGAAGCCTCAGGCGCCACGGGCGGTGGCAAGAAGGGGGCCGCGGGGGCCCAGACCTCGCAGGGCCAGCTCGGGGAGGCCCCCGGGCCGGCCTCCGAGACTCCGGCGGGCACTGAGTCGCCCCACTCGAGCGCCTCTCCGTGCCAGGAGCACAAGCGAGGGGCCCTGGGCGAGCTGAAGGGGACGCCGGCCGCGGCCCTGAGCCCCCCGGAGCCGGCGCCGTCGCcggggcagcagcagcagcaggcggCGGCCCACCTGCTAGGGCCCCCCCATCACCCAGGCCTGCCGCCCGAGGCCCATCTTAAGCCGGAGCACCACTACGCCTTCAACCACCCCTTCTCCATCAACAACCTCATGTCCTCGGAGCAGCAACACCAccacagccaccaccaccaccagccccacaAAATGGACCTCAAGGCCTACGAACAGGTGATGCACTACCCTGGCTACGGTTCCCCAATGCCGGGTAGCCTGGCCATGGGCCCGGTCACGAACAAAGCGGGCCTGGACGCCTCGCCCCTGGCCGCAGACACCTCCTACTACCAGGGAGTGTACTCCCGGCCCATAATGAACTCCTCTTAA